A single window of Micrococcaceae bacterium Sec5.1 DNA harbors:
- a CDS encoding CaiB/BaiF CoA-transferase family protein, which translates to MTHETITPLDGVRVLELGNYIAAPTAGRLLADFGAEVIKVERPGTGDELRNWRLHKGNTSMLYRTLNRNKKSVVLDLRTEAGKQAVLALVAKSDILLENFRPGTLEKWGLGPEVLNEANPDLIVTRISAFGQTGPLSERPGFAAVAEAFSGFRNLVGDPDRAPVRVGVSIGDSIAGLYAAFGSMMSLYQREARRRSSAGAVPLTERIIDVALNEAMFSMMESLIPDYQAYGVDRQRVGGRMEGIAPSNAYVCKDGASIVVAGNGDSIFQRYMQTIGRPDLAEDPALQTNAGRWASREELDQAIGDWTGQLTASEALAALEEAGVPAGPIYTAADISTDSQYAARNMIQKFDVSTGEEILPGVGFPGIVPVIGEQSLPIRNLGPDLGENTEEILGGLLHLDAAQIDAASGREEALRP; encoded by the coding sequence ATGACACACGAAACAATCACCCCGCTGGACGGCGTCCGAGTCCTCGAACTCGGCAATTACATTGCCGCTCCCACGGCTGGCAGGCTGCTTGCCGATTTCGGCGCCGAAGTCATCAAGGTCGAGCGTCCAGGCACCGGCGACGAGCTCCGCAACTGGCGCCTCCACAAGGGCAACACCTCCATGCTCTACCGCACGCTGAACCGCAACAAGAAGTCAGTGGTCCTGGACCTCCGCACCGAGGCCGGCAAGCAGGCTGTCCTGGCCTTGGTTGCCAAGTCGGACATCCTGCTTGAGAACTTCCGCCCCGGAACGCTGGAGAAGTGGGGCCTCGGACCGGAAGTCCTCAACGAAGCCAATCCGGACCTCATCGTCACCCGCATCTCTGCCTTTGGACAGACCGGGCCCCTGTCCGAGCGGCCGGGGTTTGCCGCCGTCGCCGAGGCCTTTAGCGGTTTCCGCAATCTGGTAGGTGACCCGGACCGCGCTCCGGTGCGCGTAGGCGTCTCCATCGGAGACTCGATCGCGGGCCTTTACGCCGCCTTCGGCTCCATGATGAGCCTGTACCAACGTGAAGCACGACGCCGAAGCTCGGCTGGCGCTGTTCCCCTCACCGAGCGCATCATCGATGTCGCGCTGAACGAAGCGATGTTCTCCATGATGGAATCGCTGATTCCTGACTATCAGGCTTACGGCGTGGACCGGCAGCGCGTGGGCGGCCGGATGGAGGGCATTGCGCCCTCGAATGCGTACGTGTGCAAGGACGGTGCCAGCATTGTGGTGGCCGGCAATGGCGACTCGATTTTCCAACGGTACATGCAGACCATCGGCCGGCCGGACTTAGCGGAGGACCCAGCGCTGCAGACAAATGCCGGACGCTGGGCGAGCCGCGAGGAACTGGACCAGGCAATCGGCGACTGGACAGGGCAGCTGACCGCGTCTGAAGCATTGGCCGCCTTGGAGGAGGCAGGAGTTCCTGCAGGTCCCATCTACACCGCCGCGGATATCAGCACGGACAGCCAGTACGCGGCCCGCAACATGATCCAGAAGTTCGATGTTTCCACAGGCGAGGAGATCCTCCCGGGAGTAGGTTTCCCGGGTATCGTGCCCGTGATCGGGGAGCAGTCCCTGCCCATCCGCAATCTTGGGCCGGACCTCGGCGAAAATACTGAAGAAATCCTTGGCGGGCTCCTTCACTTGGATGCTGCCCAAATCGATGCGGCTTCCGGCCGCGAGGAGGCTCTCCGACCATGA
- a CDS encoding hydroxymethylglutaryl-CoA lyase, translating into MNGFESTHATTLGNTLGSAILRDVTLRDGLQLTGKLLPTEQKIETVREMLRLGVPAIELGSMARADLVPTMANTLEVVHALTPEELEKCWIWVATPGHVAKASAAGARNFQYCLSASDSHNKANIGRTTDESLAALPEAVEYARAVDGQIQLCIATSFTCPFEGYVPEERILAIANDPRAEGTTDIVICDTLGQAVPAQVSSLIERVRDESPARRIVYHGHDTWGLGVANTLAAIEAGAAMVDGALGGLGGCPFAPGASGNTSSEDIVFATRPEWLTPDVFGELVVLSEKLLAELGEPNRSKAAQGARSRAAAFDWVIPSPAV; encoded by the coding sequence ATGAACGGCTTTGAAAGCACCCACGCCACAACGCTTGGAAACACCTTAGGCAGTGCCATCCTGAGGGACGTCACCTTGCGGGACGGGCTGCAGCTCACCGGAAAACTCCTGCCAACGGAGCAAAAGATCGAAACAGTCCGCGAGATGCTGCGCCTGGGCGTCCCGGCGATCGAGCTCGGATCCATGGCGCGCGCGGACCTCGTCCCCACCATGGCCAACACTCTCGAAGTGGTCCACGCCCTCACGCCCGAGGAACTCGAAAAGTGCTGGATCTGGGTAGCCACACCCGGCCATGTTGCCAAGGCATCAGCTGCAGGCGCGCGGAATTTCCAGTACTGCCTGTCTGCTTCGGATTCACATAACAAGGCGAACATCGGCCGGACCACGGACGAGAGCCTGGCTGCTTTGCCTGAGGCCGTGGAGTACGCGCGTGCAGTGGATGGCCAGATTCAGCTGTGCATTGCAACGTCCTTCACCTGTCCTTTCGAAGGCTACGTTCCGGAGGAGCGCATCCTGGCCATTGCTAACGATCCCCGGGCGGAGGGCACCACTGACATCGTCATCTGCGACACCTTGGGGCAGGCCGTTCCTGCCCAGGTGTCCAGCCTGATCGAGCGTGTGCGGGATGAATCTCCTGCCCGGCGAATCGTCTATCACGGCCACGACACTTGGGGGTTGGGCGTGGCCAACACGCTCGCGGCAATCGAGGCGGGCGCAGCAATGGTTGACGGCGCCTTGGGAGGCCTGGGTGGCTGCCCCTTCGCCCCCGGCGCCAGCGGCAACACTTCCAGCGAGGACATCGTGTTTGCCACACGTCCCGAATGGCTGACGCCGGATGTCTTCGGGGAGCTTGTGGTCTTGTCCGAGAAGCTGCTGGCAGAGCTGGGCGAACCCAACCGTTCAAAGGCTGCCCAAGGCGCCCGCTCCCGGGCGGCAGCCTTTGACTGGGTCATCCCCTCCCCGGCCGTTTAG
- a CDS encoding SRPBCC family protein, giving the protein MSTVTQLFKSSAADVWNVIADGWLYSGWVVGASRIRAVDDQWPQVGSKLHHSVGSWPLLLNDSTSVTAVEPGRSLELLARGWPVGEAKVRITLEDLGGNQCRVSMAEDAIRGPGKVVPKVLRDPMITVRNRETLRRLELMAAGGAGKPSF; this is encoded by the coding sequence ATGTCCACCGTTACGCAGCTGTTCAAGTCTTCTGCCGCCGACGTCTGGAATGTCATCGCTGACGGTTGGCTTTACTCCGGGTGGGTGGTGGGTGCATCAAGAATTCGTGCTGTGGATGACCAGTGGCCACAGGTCGGATCCAAGCTCCATCACTCCGTGGGATCGTGGCCGCTCCTCCTCAACGACAGCACGAGTGTCACCGCCGTCGAGCCTGGCCGGAGCCTGGAACTCCTGGCCCGTGGCTGGCCCGTAGGTGAAGCAAAGGTCCGCATCACCTTGGAGGACCTGGGTGGCAACCAGTGCCGGGTGTCCATGGCCGAAGACGCGATCCGGGGCCCCGGCAAGGTGGTGCCAAAGGTACTTAGGGATCCAATGATTACCGTCCGCAACCGCGAAACTCTGCGGCGGCTGGAGCTGATGGCGGCCGGCGGAGCGGGGAAGCCTAGCTTCTAA
- a CDS encoding diacylglycerol kinase family protein yields the protein MDSARTFESITIIFNPNSTGNAPELAEQLQVKLKDMLPYAPEITLQPTEHAGHAVELARTAAAKGGDVLVVSVSGDGGYNEVVNGVMQAGNPQAVCAVMAAGNANDHRRITGTKPLEEAIAEGHVRKIDLLSIHTGQKEGEPLEYAHSYIGFGLTPVVATELEKGSKGALTEMVSVIKTFSKFEPFGIRTSEGKRRKFDSLVFANIPEMAKYATLSEADDHPSDGKFEVIIFPHMPKWRVLLTALRATTQGLGDQPSVSSYEFTTLKPLPYQMDGEVKTVEANVKVRVECAPAALATVG from the coding sequence ATGGATTCTGCACGAACTTTTGAATCGATCACCATTATTTTCAATCCCAACAGCACGGGCAATGCGCCCGAACTGGCCGAGCAATTACAGGTCAAGCTGAAGGACATGCTGCCCTACGCGCCAGAGATTACCCTGCAGCCCACTGAACACGCTGGACATGCTGTGGAGTTGGCCCGGACGGCGGCAGCAAAGGGAGGCGACGTCCTTGTTGTCTCCGTGAGCGGTGATGGTGGCTATAACGAGGTTGTCAACGGCGTGATGCAGGCCGGAAACCCGCAAGCGGTGTGTGCGGTCATGGCCGCGGGCAACGCCAACGATCACCGTCGGATCACGGGAACCAAGCCACTGGAAGAGGCTATTGCTGAGGGACACGTCCGGAAAATTGACCTCCTGAGCATTCACACTGGCCAAAAAGAAGGCGAGCCGTTGGAGTATGCGCATTCCTATATCGGATTCGGCCTCACACCTGTTGTGGCCACCGAGCTCGAAAAGGGCAGCAAGGGAGCCCTGACTGAGATGGTTTCGGTCATCAAGACCTTCTCGAAATTCGAGCCCTTCGGCATCCGCACCTCCGAGGGCAAACGCAGGAAATTCGACAGCCTGGTTTTCGCCAACATCCCCGAAATGGCCAAGTACGCCACGCTCAGTGAGGCCGACGATCACCCCTCGGACGGGAAATTTGAGGTCATCATCTTTCCGCACATGCCCAAATGGCGAGTGCTCCTGACTGCCCTCCGAGCAACCACGCAAGGTCTGGGCGATCAGCCGAGCGTGAGCAGCTACGAATTCACTACACTCAAACCCCTGCCATACCAGATGGACGGTGAAGTGAAGACGGTGGAAGCCAATGTGAAAGTCAGGGTGGAATGCGCTCCGGCCGCTCTGGCGACAGTGGGCTAA
- a CDS encoding IclR family transcriptional regulator produces the protein MSASDASVKANGNPLLVLGKITSILDAFSLSKPVLQLSDIREYTGMPTSTVQRLVTNLTSQGFLDREGDAYRIGMRMAYWAAPATRGMEVVDILSPLLKTLRDTTGETACFFKAEQHYRVCVAMADTRHALRREMHLGKIIPLHAGSAGRVLLAWSPELMEAVLRDPLEPITDYTITSSEELEIAVKKTRADGFAITVGEREDGASGLSAPVFDSAAALVGAVTISGPTLRMPLETCQAWVEPLLATAEHMTRLIGGRFPGES, from the coding sequence ATGTCAGCATCCGATGCTTCCGTGAAGGCCAACGGCAACCCTTTGCTTGTCCTTGGCAAGATCACGTCCATCCTGGACGCCTTTTCCCTCTCGAAGCCGGTGCTGCAGCTGAGCGACATTCGCGAGTACACCGGGATGCCGACATCCACGGTGCAGCGTCTCGTCACCAACCTGACGTCCCAAGGATTCCTGGACCGGGAGGGCGACGCGTACCGCATTGGCATGCGGATGGCCTATTGGGCAGCTCCAGCCACCCGTGGCATGGAGGTGGTGGACATCCTGAGCCCGCTACTCAAGACGTTGCGCGATACTACCGGTGAGACTGCGTGCTTCTTCAAAGCCGAACAGCACTACCGCGTGTGCGTCGCCATGGCAGATACCCGTCACGCGCTCCGCCGGGAGATGCACCTTGGCAAGATCATTCCGCTCCACGCAGGTTCGGCCGGCAGGGTCCTGCTCGCTTGGTCGCCGGAATTGATGGAGGCTGTCCTTCGCGACCCGTTGGAGCCCATTACCGACTACACGATCACCAGCTCCGAGGAATTGGAGATTGCGGTCAAGAAGACGCGGGCCGATGGCTTTGCGATCACTGTAGGGGAGCGGGAAGACGGGGCCTCCGGGCTTTCGGCGCCAGTGTTCGATTCAGCCGCTGCCCTGGTGGGCGCAGTCACCATCAGCGGCCCCACGCTGCGGATGCCACTGGAAACGTGCCAAGCGTGGGTGGAACCTTTGCTCGCGACTGCGGAACATATGACCAGACTCATTGGTGGGCGGTTCCCGGGGGAGTCGTAG
- a CDS encoding PhzF family phenazine biosynthesis protein, protein MTSESLRIRPFHQVDVFSAQPYRGNPLAVVVDAEGLSSEAMQHFANWTNLSETTFLLPPTDPRADYRVRIFTGSEEFPFAGHPTLGSAHTWLQAGGEPKTDGVLVQECGAGLVRVKHDAGRLAFAAPPLTRFEPVDADVRSQLTAGLRLPKDSLLDASWLVNGPEWVGVLLESAEQVLAIEPDLVAMGDLKVGVIGPHEPGSDVDFEVRTFIPGDAMVEDPVTGSFNAGAAQWLIGSGRAPEEYVAAQGTALGRAGRIHVKAGGGDIWVGGASVTCIQGTVLL, encoded by the coding sequence GTGACTTCAGAATCCTTGCGCATCCGCCCTTTCCACCAAGTTGACGTCTTCTCAGCCCAGCCATATCGCGGTAACCCGCTGGCAGTAGTAGTTGACGCAGAGGGACTGAGCAGCGAGGCGATGCAGCACTTTGCTAATTGGACCAATCTCTCCGAGACCACCTTCCTTCTCCCTCCAACAGATCCGCGTGCCGATTACCGTGTGCGCATCTTCACGGGCAGCGAGGAGTTCCCGTTCGCTGGGCACCCAACCCTCGGTTCCGCACACACCTGGCTGCAGGCCGGGGGAGAGCCCAAGACTGACGGCGTGCTGGTGCAGGAATGTGGCGCAGGTTTGGTCCGGGTGAAGCACGACGCCGGTCGGCTGGCTTTTGCTGCACCACCACTGACCCGCTTCGAGCCGGTGGATGCCGATGTTCGTTCCCAGCTGACGGCCGGTCTTAGGCTGCCGAAGGACTCCTTGCTGGACGCATCATGGCTGGTGAACGGCCCTGAGTGGGTTGGTGTCCTGCTTGAGTCCGCCGAACAGGTCCTGGCGATCGAGCCGGATCTGGTGGCCATGGGTGATCTCAAGGTCGGGGTGATCGGCCCGCACGAGCCCGGTTCCGACGTCGACTTTGAAGTGCGGACGTTCATTCCAGGCGACGCGATGGTGGAAGATCCCGTGACCGGCAGTTTCAATGCCGGTGCAGCGCAGTGGCTGATCGGCAGCGGCCGGGCTCCTGAAGAATACGTGGCGGCGCAGGGCACTGCCTTGGGCAGGGCGGGTCGCATCCATGTGAAGGCTGGGGGCGGTGACATCTGGGTCGGAGGGGCATCTGTTACTTGCATCCAGGGCACGGTCCTGCTGTAG
- a CDS encoding DUF1801 domain-containing protein produces MAENKTQPTDVSVDEFLSSVEHPGRRADGLELRRMMQEITGEEGVMWGPTIVGFGSYHYKYESGREGDSAAVGFSPRKANLALYGLTYGPDADRLLPELGKHKTGAACLYINRLDDVDREVLAEMIRTGYQHVMSELNTP; encoded by the coding sequence ATGGCAGAGAACAAGACCCAGCCCACGGACGTGTCCGTGGATGAATTCCTGTCCTCCGTGGAACACCCCGGCCGGCGCGCCGATGGGTTGGAACTGCGGAGGATGATGCAGGAGATCACCGGGGAGGAAGGGGTTATGTGGGGGCCCACCATCGTGGGATTCGGTAGCTACCACTACAAATACGAGAGCGGACGCGAAGGTGACTCTGCCGCCGTCGGATTCTCACCGCGCAAGGCGAACCTCGCGCTCTATGGCCTCACGTACGGCCCCGATGCCGACCGCCTGCTTCCGGAGTTGGGCAAGCACAAGACCGGAGCCGCATGTTTATACATCAATAGGTTGGACGACGTGGACCGTGAGGTCCTCGCAGAGATGATCCGGACGGGCTACCAACACGTCATGTCGGAGCTCAATACCCCGTAA
- the rplI gene encoding 50S ribosomal protein L9, with amino-acid sequence MAKLILTHEVTGLGAAGDVVEVKDGYARNFLLPRGFALTWTKGGEKQVESIKAARAARAHASVEAAQAQAQALSSKKVKLEVKAGESGRLFGTVKPADVAAAVEAAGLGAIDKRNVELPNHIKSVGSYQANVRLHEDVSAVIDLEVVAGK; translated from the coding sequence ATGGCAAAGCTCATTCTGACCCACGAAGTAACCGGTCTCGGTGCTGCTGGCGACGTTGTCGAGGTCAAGGACGGTTACGCACGTAACTTCCTGCTGCCCCGCGGCTTCGCTCTGACCTGGACCAAGGGTGGCGAGAAGCAGGTTGAGTCCATCAAGGCTGCCCGCGCTGCTCGTGCCCACGCTTCTGTTGAAGCTGCACAGGCACAGGCTCAGGCTCTGTCCTCGAAGAAGGTCAAGCTCGAGGTGAAGGCCGGCGAGTCCGGTCGTCTCTTCGGCACCGTCAAGCCTGCTGATGTCGCTGCTGCTGTTGAGGCCGCTGGCCTCGGCGCCATCGACAAGCGCAACGTTGAACTGCCGAACCACATCAAGTCTGTCGGTTCGTACCAGGCCAACGTTCGCCTGCACGAGGATGTTTCCGCTGTTATCGACCTCGAGGTCGTTGCAGGGAAGTAG
- the rpsR gene encoding 30S ribosomal protein S18, which produces MAKAELRKPKPKSNPLKAADITVIDYKDVALLRKFISDRGKIRARRVTGVTVQEQRKIAQAIKNAREVALLPYSGAGRG; this is translated from the coding sequence ATGGCTAAGGCTGAACTCCGTAAGCCCAAACCAAAGTCCAACCCCTTGAAGGCCGCTGACATCACTGTCATCGACTACAAGGACGTAGCACTGCTGCGCAAGTTCATCTCCGACCGCGGAAAGATCCGCGCTCGTCGCGTTACTGGCGTTACCGTTCAGGAACAGCGCAAGATCGCCCAGGCAATCAAGAACGCCCGCGAAGTTGCTCTGCTGCCTTACTCCGGCGCTGGCCGCGGCTAA
- a CDS encoding single-stranded DNA-binding protein yields the protein MAGETTITVIGNLTNDPELRFTPSGSAVANFTIASTPRTFDRQSNEWKDGETLFLRASVWREAAENVAESLTKGMRVIVSGRLKSRSYETKEGEKRTVIELEVDEIGPSLRYANAKVNRTQRSGGQFGAANGGQGGFGGGNAGGFGGGAAAGASQGGNSGGTWGGNQPAQQDDPWATPGVSNAGGWGNGPDSEPPF from the coding sequence ATGGCAGGCGAAACCACTATTACGGTCATCGGTAATCTCACCAATGACCCGGAGCTGCGGTTCACCCCGTCTGGCTCAGCAGTAGCGAACTTCACCATCGCTTCTACTCCCCGGACCTTTGACCGTCAGTCGAATGAGTGGAAGGACGGGGAAACCCTGTTCCTCCGCGCTTCCGTCTGGCGCGAAGCAGCCGAGAACGTGGCCGAGTCCCTCACCAAGGGCATGCGCGTCATTGTCTCCGGCCGTTTGAAGAGCCGTTCTTACGAAACCAAAGAAGGCGAGAAGCGCACCGTTATCGAGCTCGAGGTCGATGAAATCGGCCCGAGCCTGCGTTACGCAAACGCCAAAGTCAACCGTACCCAGCGCTCCGGTGGCCAGTTCGGCGCCGCAAACGGTGGCCAGGGTGGCTTCGGTGGCGGTAACGCCGGTGGCTTTGGAGGAGGTGCAGCAGCTGGTGCAAGCCAGGGCGGCAACTCCGGTGGAACCTGGGGCGGCAACCAGCCCGCGCAGCAGGATGACCCTTGGGCTACGCCCGGTGTCAGCAATGCAGGCGGCTGGGGCAACGGCCCGGATTCCGAACCTCCCTTCTAA
- the rpsF gene encoding 30S ribosomal protein S6, with amino-acid sequence MRPYELMVIIDPEVEERTVEPSLQKFLNVITTDGGTIEKVDIWGRRRLAYDIKKKSEGIYAVVNFTAEPATAKELDRQLSLNETIMRTKIIRPEDQKVVAE; translated from the coding sequence ATGCGTCCTTACGAATTGATGGTAATCATCGACCCCGAGGTCGAAGAGCGTACCGTAGAGCCGTCGCTTCAGAAGTTCCTCAATGTCATCACCACCGATGGTGGAACCATCGAAAAGGTTGACATCTGGGGCCGTCGCCGTCTGGCATACGACATCAAGAAGAAGTCCGAAGGTATCTATGCAGTGGTGAACTTCACCGCTGAGCCGGCTACCGCCAAGGAACTTGACCGCCAGCTGTCTCTTAACGAGACGATCATGCGCACCAAGATCATCCGCCCCGAAGACCAGAAGGTCGTTGCTGAGTAA
- a CDS encoding DUF1345 domain-containing protein, translating to MNNVRVRRSRLRFVVMVAAGAAAFVVTGFAGSWVDAPAVGWATAALIYVAWVWLVIARMDPAETRQHATSEDPSRGATDLLILIANLASIAAAVAVIVNSHTEGSDTRFYSAALSLACVALSWMLVQTLFTLRYAELYYSPDADAGGGVGGISFNQDRPPQYTDFAYLATSLGMTYQVSDTNLGNHRIRLEALKHGLLSYLFGTVILAVTINLVIGLAQ from the coding sequence ATGAACAATGTGAGAGTCAGGCGCAGCCGGTTGCGCTTCGTGGTCATGGTGGCAGCGGGCGCCGCAGCCTTCGTGGTCACAGGCTTCGCAGGCAGCTGGGTTGATGCCCCGGCCGTGGGCTGGGCAACGGCCGCGCTGATCTATGTTGCGTGGGTGTGGCTGGTGATAGCGCGGATGGATCCCGCCGAAACGCGGCAACACGCGACCTCCGAGGACCCGTCCCGTGGGGCCACCGACCTTCTGATCCTCATCGCAAACCTGGCCAGCATCGCAGCCGCGGTCGCGGTCATCGTCAACTCGCACACCGAAGGATCGGACACGCGCTTTTACTCGGCCGCACTGTCCCTTGCATGCGTAGCCCTGTCCTGGATGCTGGTCCAGACGCTCTTCACCCTGCGCTATGCGGAGCTCTACTACAGCCCCGACGCCGACGCCGGTGGTGGAGTGGGTGGCATCAGCTTCAACCAGGATCGCCCACCGCAATACACGGATTTCGCTTACCTGGCCACGAGCCTGGGCATGACGTATCAGGTTTCAGATACCAACCTGGGCAACCATAGGATCCGGCTTGAGGCCTTGAAACACGGTCTGCTCTCCTACCTGTTCGGCACCGTCATCCTGGCCGTCACCATCAACCTCGTCATTGGTTTGGCCCAGTAG
- a CDS encoding amino acid permease — protein MHADQQLSKSLKPRHLSMIAIAGVIGAGLFVGSGAAIQQAGPGILVAYLAAGLVVILVMRMLGEMAAANPETGSFSTYADKALGRWAGFSIGWLYAWFWIIVLGIEATAGAAIMHRWVPSVDQWVWALVLMVLLTLTNLGSVKSYGEFEFWFASIKVAAIVIFLLAGIAAILGLIPGVSAPGVANLLDQGGFMPNGPGAVLAGILVVVFSFFGAEIATIAAGESENPVDAVKKAVKSTVWRILIFYIGSIAIVVTLLPWNSASVAKSPYVAVIELYGIPGAGTIMDIVVLTSVLSCLNSGLYTASRMLFSLSQRGDAPKSWMKISKRGVPAAAVLASTVVGFITVGLNYVAPDTVFLFLVNTSGAIALFVWLVIASSQLILRRRMGAAAKELDLKMWFFPYLTWIAIGSIVALIIGMVILESTRESLFLSLALAAVVVAIGVFRYRKRGTPSAPVGDGEAERVTSGSGPAS, from the coding sequence ATGCACGCTGACCAACAGCTTTCAAAGTCCCTGAAGCCACGACACCTCTCCATGATCGCCATCGCCGGCGTGATTGGTGCTGGGCTCTTCGTGGGCTCCGGTGCCGCCATCCAACAGGCCGGTCCAGGCATCCTTGTTGCCTATCTGGCCGCTGGCCTGGTGGTCATCCTCGTCATGAGGATGCTTGGCGAGATGGCTGCGGCCAACCCGGAGACAGGCTCCTTCTCCACCTACGCGGACAAGGCGTTGGGCCGCTGGGCGGGATTCAGCATTGGCTGGCTCTACGCGTGGTTCTGGATCATCGTGCTCGGCATTGAGGCCACCGCCGGCGCTGCCATCATGCACCGCTGGGTGCCAAGCGTCGACCAATGGGTTTGGGCATTGGTTCTCATGGTGCTTCTGACACTTACCAACCTCGGCTCCGTGAAGTCGTACGGCGAGTTCGAATTCTGGTTCGCGTCCATCAAGGTGGCCGCAATCGTCATCTTCCTGCTCGCAGGTATTGCAGCGATCCTTGGCCTGATCCCGGGCGTTTCCGCTCCGGGCGTGGCCAACCTCCTGGATCAGGGTGGCTTCATGCCCAACGGTCCCGGCGCCGTCCTGGCCGGCATCCTCGTAGTGGTCTTCTCGTTCTTCGGTGCCGAGATTGCCACGATCGCTGCGGGCGAGTCCGAAAACCCTGTGGACGCCGTCAAGAAGGCCGTGAAGTCCACCGTATGGCGCATCTTGATCTTCTACATCGGCTCCATTGCCATTGTGGTCACGCTCCTGCCGTGGAACAGCGCTTCAGTTGCCAAAAGCCCGTACGTTGCCGTGATTGAGCTTTACGGAATCCCGGGTGCCGGCACCATTATGGACATCGTGGTCCTCACATCGGTTCTCTCCTGCCTGAACTCGGGCCTGTACACAGCAAGCCGTATGCTCTTTTCGCTCTCGCAGCGTGGCGACGCCCCGAAATCCTGGATGAAGATTTCCAAGCGCGGCGTGCCTGCGGCAGCAGTATTGGCCTCAACCGTGGTCGGCTTCATCACGGTTGGGCTGAATTACGTTGCGCCGGACACCGTGTTCCTGTTCCTCGTCAATACGTCCGGTGCCATCGCCTTGTTTGTGTGGCTGGTCATCGCCAGCTCACAGCTCATCCTTCGCCGTCGAATGGGCGCGGCCGCAAAGGAGCTCGACCTCAAGATGTGGTTCTTCCCGTATCTCACGTGGATAGCAATTGGAAGCATCGTTGCGCTCATCATCGGCATGGTGATCCTTGAATCCACAAGAGAATCGCTCTTCCTCTCGCTGGCTCTGGCTGCGGTTGTCGTCGCCATCGGCGTATTCCGATACCGCAAGCGTGGCACGCCCTCGGCTCCGGTGGGTGACGGGGAAGCCGAGCGTGTGACGTCGGGTTCCGGTCCGGCGTCGTAA